A window of Micrococcus endophyticus contains these coding sequences:
- a CDS encoding DUF721 domain-containing protein translates to MAEQPASFEPDRPDLALVQLRRVREAARQRGEAPLRVRGTGAGLAGAMAGAAGTGRDRQERRRPFGGADRDPATVSSVFGRLIRDRGWSTPVAVGSVLTRWDELVGPEIALHCRPESFEDSVVRVRTSSTAWATQLRLMTPVLLQRFDDALGPGVVTRLEVAGPQAPSWRKGPRTVRGGRGPRDTYG, encoded by the coding sequence ATGGCTGAGCAGCCCGCCTCTTTCGAGCCGGACCGCCCCGACCTCGCGCTCGTGCAGCTGCGCCGGGTCCGCGAGGCCGCCCGGCAGCGCGGGGAGGCGCCCCTGCGCGTGCGGGGCACGGGGGCGGGGCTGGCCGGGGCCATGGCGGGCGCCGCCGGCACGGGCCGGGACCGGCAGGAGCGGCGCCGGCCCTTCGGCGGCGCGGACCGGGACCCCGCCACGGTGTCCAGCGTGTTCGGCCGGCTCATCCGGGACCGCGGCTGGTCCACGCCGGTGGCGGTGGGCTCGGTGCTCACCCGCTGGGATGAGCTCGTGGGCCCGGAGATCGCGCTGCACTGCCGCCCGGAGAGCTTCGAGGACTCGGTGGTGCGGGTCCGCACGAGCTCCACCGCGTGGGCCACGCAGCTGCGCCTGATGACCCCCGTCCTGCTCCAGCGGTTCGACGACGCCCTCGGCCCCGGCGTCGTGACGCGCCTCGAGGTGGCCGGGCCCCAGGCCCCGAGCTGGCGCAAGGGCCCGCGCACGGTGCGCGGCGGCCGCGGCCCGCGCGACACCTACGGGTGA